In Euphorbia lathyris chromosome 10, ddEupLath1.1, whole genome shotgun sequence, the DNA window CAGGGCAGTTTGTGGGGGTTTTGGTAGTGGCCCAGTAGCTATTAAAGCTGGGGGCGCTGTGTCAGGGGATCTGATACTAGGACAGGGGGTTAGTTCCTCAGAAATAGGAATAGTACACAGGTTGGTACATTGGGATGGAGCACCTTTTGGGCTAGATTCAGGCAGTAATTTTTGGAGAATAGTTGTCTAGGACGTGTCAAAGCAATTTGGATTTGGTGGCGGGTTGGCCAGCCGGAGTTGAGTAGCAAATCCATGCAGGAGATCGTCGAAGTTTGGAGAATTCCGATCGATGGACGATAGAGAGTCGGATTTGTGGGGAGGAAAAGCAACAAGCCAAGGCCCAAAGGATCCTCTGGCCTTACGGCCACCGCCATGAGGAAGCTCCTCACAAACTGCCGTGCAGTTTCTACTCAGATGGCCAATAATACCACATTTGTAGTAGAAGTCCGGCAGTTTTTCATATTTCACAGATTTGCTGCCATTCGAGGCAAAAGGAGGAGGACAGTTGAAGCAGTGCATAAGTGGTTTAGAAACATCCAAGAGGATTCTCATATGCATAAAAGCTCTCCGGGAATGGGGAGGAGAGCCCATCCAGTCAGCTTCCACAAATTTGTAAAACAGCGAGCTAATAATTTTCGCATTCTCGGGATTGATCAGGCTAGGAGGAAGCCCGTAAACTTGAATCCAGAACGGGCAAATGGATAGGTTAATCTAGTCGATGGTAAGGTCAGGGGGCATTCCTGGATAGATAGGAGTTGGTTGTGAATCAGCCATGGCCTTTCTGAGAGAATCCTTTTTGCATGGGCTTCACAGGAAAATTCGAAAGAGAATGTGTTGTTGCTAACTCTGGACATGGAGAAGGAGTCACAATGGCGCCATGCTTGGTTCAGAATAGATCGGATTACATGAAGGCTAAATTTCTTATCGGTGAATAGTTTTCCGATCAACACCGCCTTGCCGCAGGGTGCAGCAGACAGAGGAGATTTGGTTAGGTTTAGAGTGGGCATGATAGGACCAGATTGTGATGAAGAAGCAAGAGCCATATAGAGGATTCAAAGAGGAGCAACAATGGGGAGAGGCGGCGGGTGAACTCACAGACCAGCTGGAGCAGAGCTATACTAATCTCTTCCTATTAAAATAtgcatatattatataaatcgAAATTCAGATTCTAGAGTGTTATTCATTTCACCTGcagtataaatttttattttaacagtTTGAAACAATTTTTAATATGTATAATGTGGCtatacaaaaattataaaaacctTATTTCGAGtggtaaaaaatataatttcaaatatagatTAAATTAATAACACTCTTTTAACTGTATTAGATATTCACAACTAACCAATTTGATAAACAATTTAATGTAacagaaaataaaagatcacGAGCTCAACGTACAATAAAAAATTCAAGAGTTTAatgtaccaaaaaaaataaagatgcgGACGTTAGTCATTGTTTGGGAGGAGATTAATGGAAGTAATTGAatgcaaaattttaaattaacctTGTTGAAAGTAAATGAAGGTTAACGTGAGTTAATAGTTTACTTCCATTAACTTTATTTGTTCTCATTAACTCTATATCTTTAACTTCCAAAACGGGGATTGATAGAAATAACATAAACTTTTTAATGTAAAGTAGTTTTTTAACTCTCATATACATTCCTATTAACCTTGATCAACTCTCAAACAAGTTTAAATTTTATGGAGTGTTTAGTTGCTGCTTTTCGACCTCCTATTTGGctttttcactttgaaaatgagagttttaagtATTTGGTTAAATACTAATGTTTACATTTTGCAAccgaaaagtagtttttttataatagtaaaaaatctctgttttttttaaaacaacgTAGTTTTTTATAatagcagagaatctctgcttttttttttgaacagtTTTTTTTCAAACAACAAACTGTAACAGAGAACAACAAGTAGCAGTTAAAGCAAACCAGACCTTAACCTTCATTTCCATCATTTCCCTTTTCTTTCCGTATTGTTCTCTAATTCTCACATCCATTAACGTCTCGATTCAATTCCCAATTGTAAAATTTGATATTTATACCTAAAATAaatacattttcataaaaaaaaaaaagaattaatttgTAAGCTTAGAACAGGTATGTATTAGTATTACTAAAGAAGCCAAGAAAAAAGGGATCAAAAGTGGTCATGATTTCGTACCCATTTACAATTTCTGATTCCATTCTCTGTTTCTCGTGTTTAATCCCTAATTCACAGCAATGGCCAAGAAAACAATGGCAGAAAAGCAAAAGAGGAAGAAATTGATCTCCATTGATAATGTACCAACTTTCTCAAAGCAGCCTAGAAGCCCTGCTCCCAAACGACGttctgatttttcttcgtttttctCTTCTACTTCTATCTCCATTTCAGGTACCTCCACTTGTAATTTCCGATTTCCTCTTTTTTGTTGCCAATTTGTGATTTTGAGGTCCGAATTTATGTTTCTGTGAATTACCTGTTCAGTTTGTCAGATTGATTCCATGGGTATGTGAATTCGGGGTTTGCTAATTGAATTGCTGTATTTATTTGGGGATTTCCTGATTTTGACCTTGCAATTCGTATTGATTTTGAATTGGATCCACATTTGTAGATTGGTAATCACGCAATCTCATAAATTGTGAGATGAGAGAAAAGAGGAATGTAATTCAGCTGCGGTGCTTCACTGTTGAAAATTATCTCGAAAAATCTCTTTAATCTCTGATGAATTTGTATTTAATGGGTTTGAATAAGGATATGTGTTCATCACGGTTGCTTTGAaggtttatgttaattgagCTCATCATGGTATCTGTTCTTGATTTATAGGACATGTAAAAGATTGCATTTTACATTAGGGCAAACTAAACAAGTAGAAAAGCTAATTGAAGAACATTAAGGAAATCTAAACAAGTCGTTATCATCttatgttatttatttatggcAAAACAGATATTTGAGCCCCTGATCAAATCAATTTTTAGTGATTAAGCTGGTCATCTTTTAATGGATATATTAAGctcttgatcaattattttttaacacattaagCCTCTATTAGATAGTCCCGCTATACGTGTGATTCAAACTTCATTTGGCGCAAATGGGACTGCCAACACGTCATTGTTCCCTTAAATTGAAATGGTTAAACTAAGTTTGATTGTTTTACATTAGGGGCTAGGGTAAAGTTAGTTTGAAGGTTGATATAACAAGGTTAATTTAGGGGTTGACATGACATGTTGTTAGAAAAAAATTATCTGCCATTTCGATCTTGTTAGGTAACATGTTAAAACAGTGACATACTAGTAGTTTCATGGGCGCTAAAGTTTTAATCACACACATAACCGTACAAGAGAAACTtaatatgttaaaaaataattgatcaagggCTTAATTTATCCATTTAAAAGATCATGGGCTTAATTAATgtcttaaaaattaatttatcaaaGACTTAATGTATCTGTTTAAAAGATCAGTAAAAATTGAACTGATCAGGTGAAGTGTGCATATTTCCTGTATATAGTTGTGATAGTTAAGTTATCGCGGAGACTTCTCAAGTTCAAGGGTAAAACATTATGAATGTTAATGCAATCTTACCATCTTGAAATTTATACAACAATTTCTTTTCGAACTGTTTATTAAATCTCAGGATCCTTTAGACATGGTTTTTCCACTGTTACTATGACTGGTTCGGATGACACCAAGGTTGAGGAAGCACTCTCTGTGGTTCTTCAATGTCGCAGATTTGCAAACAGAAGAGCAAAGAAGTTGTCCAAGTTATATAAAGCCCCAGTGGAAGGAATCGAATCAGTTTCTCAAAGTAGAATCCTTGACCATTGTGGTAGTAGGTTTGTTCTGTGCCCATATGCAAATGCTAGGTGTATAAATGTTGTCTGATTAAtgtttggggtaaattacattcatatAACGCTACTAGCATTATAACCCCTAAACTTTAAAAATCCTTGAACTTTGCATTCTATAACATCAGAGTCGAAATCAACAAAAGTCcgttaaaaaaaagtaatgaaATCATGATGGTGGTGAAATAAGTGTTTTACCATTATTTTTTGTGACATGGATAAACAAAGAGTCAATGATGTTGTTGAACTTGTCCAGGTCATCATTTTGTTAACCTTTTTTTCACagatttttgttgtttttgggCTTTAATGTTACAGAATATAAAGTTTAAGGATTTTTTATgtcaaaaaaatgaaatttagaagcCACAATATTAGTAGCACTATAGTTCAGGAGCCATAGATGTATTTTACCCTCAATGTATGTTGTCAATCAAGATAACTGATTTGAAAATGATTAATTTTATCTTCTCTTATAAAATGTCAGTGAGGAGACAATAGCCACAGAAAATGATGCTATGCCCGGTGAAGCCCGAGTCACTGAAAGCAGCAGTGTCTGTGCAACTCCTGGAAACGTTGTGTGGGCTAAAACAGATTGCCAAATGTGGTGGCCTGCTGAAGTATGTTCTAAAATTTGTAGTTCCTATATGGAACATCTTGTGCTTTTGGTCTTTATTGGGATAATGTACAAATTTAGCCGTATGGTTAAAGGAGAAGAACAAATTTAGACTCCACGTATGAAAAACCGTGCATGTTAGCAGTAATATTTTGTAGATTAAGCAATTTCATACTCCATTAATGAAAAAAATCTAACCGAAGCTCGCTTTCCATTAATTCTATTCCATATTTGCACCACCTAAGCTCCCGTCCATGTGGAACTAAACGTAATTGCTAATATTGCACAATTTTATACATGAAGTCTAAATCTGTTCTCCCCCAATAACTATAAGGCTAAATATATACCTTATGTGGTGCATACATGGAACCAAATTAGTGGGAAATGAGCTTCTGTTGGATTGCTGTTAACGGAGTCTAAAAATTGCTCCTTCTACAAAGCATTAGTGCTAACATTGCATGGTTTTGATCTATCGCTAATGGAATCTAAATCTGTTTTTCTCCAATAGCCATAAGACtaaatttgtaccttatcctGGTCTTTCTTTAATGCTAGTTTATAGATGAATTATGCTGATGTTCTTCAGATAATCGGAGAAACATCTTCAATAGCTGATTCAAGAAGTCAAGGCATCTGCGGTCATGTTCTAGTACAGTTCTATGGCAATCATGGCAGGTTAGTATCGTAGCTATTGTCTGTTTTGTCAAACATAGTTAAAGCTTCCAAAAAAATTCCCATTTTTCTGCAATACGAGCTTAATCTTTTAAATTACTTTTCAGTGCTTGGGTTGATCCAGCCAGAGATCTTTCACAGCTCGAGAATGTACGCATTGACTACTTCATTACTCTTCTTGATAGACTTTATCTCATATTTCTTCTATTCAATCAAATTCCTCCCATAAATGTTTCTTTCTAATTTATTTCATGCAAAGAAAAAGGGTATATGGTATAACGTAGTTTGTACTTTGAACATTGTCCATAGAACTTGGGAGGGTAAAATACATCTATGGCTCCTGAACTATACAGGTACTGACATTATGACCCCAGAACTTCATTTCTTGACATAAAACCCTTGAACTTTACGTTATGTAACATTAATGTCCAAATCAACATAATCCCATAAAAGAATTTAATGAAATAATGACTTGACAAATTTGACTACATCATAGACTCTCTTTTTTACCATGTCACCAAAAACTATGGTCAAATACCTATTTTACCCtcatcatttcattttttttttttttacgaaattGTTGATTTGGGCTGTAATGTTACAAATGTGAAGTTCAAGGATTTTTACATCAAGAAATGAAGTTTAGAGGTCATAGTGAAATATTTCAGGggccatgaatgtaatttactcGGACTAGGGAATCAAATTAATAGAGCTTCCAATCTCAAGTTTATAACATAGAACTGCTATGGCTATATGCACTTTTACTATGTGTTTTAGTTTGTACAGGTGTCAAAACGAGTTATCGTGTCATAATCGTTTTATGTGATCTATATCATATATTTCATAATCGTGTTctgcatttatatcatatatttcacatgattatatatgatttaaatgcaacaaaaatgatGTTCGTGCCAAGATTGTCTCGTTAAATTGTATTATCGTGTTAGAAATTGACAACTCTATTAGTTTGATTCACTTGTTACTCTGTCCACTGTTTGTTTACATGCATGGTCTCATGTTCTTCAGTGCTTCGAAGAAAGGAGCTGCAACACTATGGAAAAATTTCAAGATGCCTTAAAACAGGTACAGCCTTAAGATTGTATTTTGTCTGTGTAAGGTTACAGGTTCTGCAATGTCCATCAGCGAAATTCTAGAATCTGGATTAACCTTTTTCTTGTTGaatattgtaattttgtagGCATTAAAACGGAAGGAAGATCTAAGTTCATATGGACCACTAGGTAGAAGTGTTGATGAATCCAGTCACCCAAGTCAACAAGATGAGCCATGTGGTACTATCTTCATTCTTTATTCTTTCCTTTCTCAACTCCATTGACGTGTCAAATAAGTTCTTAATCTTGGACTAGGGTTGCAAATGGGGCAGGTGAGGATGGCGAATGTTTCCCCATCCCGTCTCCATTTAGATGAAGAATCCCCATCCCCATTTATAAGATGCACAAAATATAGTCCACATCTTCGTCTCGGTGGGATTAGGATCCCCGTAGTGATTCCTATTTCCTCATTTCTAATTAAcattttctttattgaaatttaatttttttatcaactcCTTTGACGTGTCAAATAAGTTTTTAAATTGGGTCTAACTCGCCCTCAAAAGACACCTCGAAGTAGAGGATTGCCTCACAATTATAAATGACTTATTACCTTTATGCTAGCCTAGGCAATGTGGGTGGGTACTTAACGCACCCCTCACCGCAGGACTGAAAATCTGGAGTTTGCAAGACTGGAACATCTACAATTGCTCAATAGGTATCCCCAATATTGGATTAGAGGGTGACTTACACCTATGGCCCTTCAACTTAGGTCTTACTTTTTCTTACGGCTTCTCACCTTCAAAACCAAACATAAAAGTCTCTTATGAAAGTAAACGACCTCAAAGTTAAATGTGGAAACTAGAACTGCACCATTTAAATAGCTTAATGCTTGTCAGCCAACGAATGAAAAATACTAAGTTAATCTTGCTTAAGACTTGCACAGTGTTATTCTTCCTTCATTCGATGATAAACTACGGAGAAACGAGAATTAAGGGCTTGTTTGGTTCAGTTGTTGTTGTTTACTGTTGCTGGCAGTTGGTAGATTAGgtgatttttatttctaaaatagcTAGCAGTTGCTGTTTCTCAATCATAATCAAACATTTTAGATAAACTGTTTGGAGTAAAACAGCAAAAAGGAGCTAAAGAAAACCAAAACGGCCActaattctacactaatctttCTATGATGATTGACCATTTTAGATGAAAGAGTTTGACCTTTGCTATTAGGCGAAAACAATGTTGGACTTCTTCCACTTTCAGTCTAAACTCACATCTGTATTTTGAATGTGGGTTGTGACTTCAACAGATAAATGCACATCATCAATTTCGAGTAGGACTGAATCAGATGTACTTGAAAGAAGAAAGAGCAAGAGGATACGAAAGCATAAACTACGCTTTGCTGTAAGTATCCTGTATATATTAGATAGGAGAAACGCTTATTTGAGCTTCTGATTAATTCAGTTTTTACAATCTTTTAGATGGatacattaagcccttgataaattatttttgaaCACATTAAGCTCCTCTTAGACAGCCATTTATGTGTGTAACTCAAAGTCCGTTTAGCGTGCATAAAACTACCAAGGTGTCAATGTGTTTTAACACGTCACCTGACAAAAAAATTCCTAACAACCTGTCATGTCAACCCCTAAGATAACCTTACCACATCAAGCCGCAAACTAACTTTACCCTAACCCCCAAATGAAAACAACCAAAACTCATTTAGTTTAACCTTTTTACATCAAGGGAACCGTGATACTTGGCAGTTCCACGCACTCTAAACGGAGTTTGAATCACATACTTAACTAGGCTGTCCAATAAAAGGCTACTATGTTAAAAACTAATCCATCGAAAGCTTAATGTATCTATTTAAAAGATCAACAACTTTATGCGTAAAAATTGAATTGATCAAAGACTCAAATATGCGTAATTAAATTTTCATTTGATAAAAGAATCACATTCCTAGTTAGTTCATATTCTTGTCAAAATACTTTTGCAGGATGTTGTGTTTCCTCTAAAATCAGCAACAAAGGTTCGTAGGTTGAGGATAATGAGATATCTCGGCCTTACACCTCCTGTAGGTTCTCCTTTCTAACATATGCAAATTATTTACTCTCTAAGCCTATgttgttttagaaataataaattaatttaaaaaattgtaaatttttttcaatttgtctataaaGTGGGagtattttaaaatttcaacAATTTTTCTAGtttccacttttttttttgttttttttttgacctTTCCTCTTATATATGTATAACACTGTTTTATATATGACTATTTAACAGCAAAATGTTGAGTGTTGGATTTGTCATTTGATTATTAGAAAATACAACACTTTGAACTCATTAATGCTGTTATACTGAGCATATAATTTACTTCATCAATTAGTTTCTGCTTGTTTAATTAATtgtgattattattattttgtagaatttattgattggaaagattaatataaaagatttgAATTATTTCTTTAGAAAGTGATTTGAGTAAATGATAAATAATGTgaaattttaattgaattacTTTATTGGCATCGTTAATTGCAAAGTTCGacccaaagaaataagagaATGGCAATTGTCGTTCGGGTTCTCCAAGCTGATGGTCctgttttttttgaaataaaattagaggtttgatcATTTTAagttcaacgttcaaaatagcatcaatataggtttaatgtttacaacataatatcaatttaggcttaatgtttacaatatacagtaaaacctatATATAGGATTACACTTGGGACCgaactatttgtataacaattgggaggttattactaaatagagtttggtataataaaaaatttcaacacatataattttaaattttaaataataccaCTTGAAATTGGTTAAGATTATCATAGGCATacatggtttatatataatgtataacaatagacattaatggaataaattaaatatttagaatttcaatttagagtttaggttttcaatatatagacAATTGAAAGGgtttttgtggagggtaatgaggaacaaattaaggctgtgatggatatcctcgactgcttttgtgaggcttctggccagaagattaacattcataaatcccgtatgctttgttccaagaatatggataatagcttgtgtagaagactgagtgagatgtctggcattcccctgactcaatcgtttgggaaataccttggggtccctcttcatagtgacagggtgtccaaagcctcttttaaagacattttggacaaatctaacggtttgtgtgctagctggaaagctaattctctttcccttgcaggtcgccttactttaatccagtctatcaactgcgctgctccaaatcacatcatgcaagcctgtaagctccctgagccggtcctcaacgaccttgataaaattaatcggcgttttctgtggggagagtctggggatgggaggaagattcacctggtcccttggaaggaagcctgccagcctaagagcaaggggggtcttggtataaggcaagctaaggacaataataaagtcctgttaatgaagcttctttggagaatgtggcaatccccctcctccctttgggttcgtcttctgtgcggcaagtataggaaagatagaatctttggtggcccgaaggagagggttgtcagctgttccttcctctggaaagggcttagtgctgtttttgctgagttctgtacggggattggcttggaggtgggtaatgggagatccattagtttctggtatgacacctgcattggtgacaaaccgttgattggcccctccgccgaatgatctcctctcctggagaattgctgatgtggtggactcggatggagactggatctggtctaagttcgactcctttcttagcctggagaccctccttaatattagaggtgtgaagattagtaatcaggaggaggataaggacagacattgctgggccttgactaataatggttcttattcttgcaaatcggcctatgaagcttttacccctaatagggctgatcctcccttggaaatttggaagtccatttgggccctcaaagtcccctaccgcattaggagtttcctatggctgggagtcaaagacaggctcctcacgaatgcagatagacacagaaggcatttggctgtatctggtgcctgtagcagatgcagcggccatgtggaaaccttgtgccatgctttgagggattgcccgaatagtagaaaggtttggaaaggggtccttcctcaccacatccttccttcctttatggggttctctgatattgactggttctctgaaggcgttaatgggaatttgttggccagtatggagcacggggctattctcttcgctattatttgtcaccaaatgtggaaatggaggaatgaagagttatttgctgagaagactgtctttattcctgacctccggttttacttctcgaaaaaactctctgttattacaaagagttttgaaggagagcccctggttcacccctccccggttaaagaggtccagttagttggttggaggaagcccagggaaggggttgtcaagttgaatacggatggctcctgccttagtaatggcagaattgctgctggtggagttcttcgggatgctggtggcgcctggctggctgggtttacccataacttaggtacgggctcctcctttactgcggagctctgggggatcttgtctggcattaaactcgccattcgcatgggtgttaaaagactttcggtggagtctgacaatttggaggctatcaacaggatttcggatagacagtctgtttgtcttaagagtcagaatctcattaaagccatcttgaggcttcgtcctgccttcgattctcttaccttctcccatatttatagggagcaaaaccgcgtggcggaccgcttggcagctgctgggcatgggggggtgttaggtgtttctaccctttccgttcctccttcttttctgttaccttctcttcttgaggataggattgggatcagtcttcctagactgatcccgggttaggtttttgtttgtttgtttttttcttcccttcttaccaaaaaaaaaagaaagggtttttatgggaaaaatataaacatcaatgggaatactaaatatttataatttgaagTTGTAGTTTGGGTTTTCAACTCGtaaataatttcaatagttttttttaaatattttatgatttagtttgaattcttaatatatacatataaatatataattattactatatggAGGCATAATTTCTAAAGGTGtgacttgaaaagtgtataacaaataacgtttgggaggttattcctatttataactggcccaagttgggaccgagtttttttataacaaaatagatgttattttatatagagtattcctatatagaggtttcactgtagcatcaatttaggtctcacgtacaaaatagcaccaatataggcttaacgtttacaaagtaatacgaatttaagtttaacgttttacaaaatatatataatttaagctaaacgtcataattaaaaattaatcatattatattctttccctattaactttatatgttatctttttatttagttctatattcttatttattttaattagtattcttgtccattaaaatcttatatttgtttttcataaatgatttcatgactactaaattatattgctcatgtaatatatgcaaactaaaagtaattgaatatccacaatagtgttcgaaatattatggatattcaattacttttagtttgcatatattacatgagccatgaaATTTAGGATTCATGGAATGattgatgaaaaataaatataatgttttaatgggcaagaaaactaattaattgtattataataaataagaaaataaaactaaataaaaagatataacatataaagt includes these proteins:
- the LOC136208242 gene encoding uncharacterized protein, which translates into the protein MAKKTMAEKQKRKKLISIDNVPTFSKQPRSPAPKRRSDFSSFFSSTSISISGSFRHGFSTVTMTGSDDTKVEEALSVVLQCRRFANRRAKKLSKLYKAPVEGIESVSQSRILDHCGSSEETIATENDAMPGEARVTESSSVCATPGNVVWAKTDCQMWWPAEIIGETSSIADSRSQGICGHVLVQFYGNHGSAWVDPARDLSQLENCFEERSCNTMEKFQDALKQALKRKEDLSSYGPLGRSVDESSHPSQQDEPCDKCTSSISSRTESDVLERRKSKRIRKHKLRFADVVFPLKSATKVRRLRIMRYLGLTPPVGSPF